A region of Streptomyces sp. NBC_01788 DNA encodes the following proteins:
- a CDS encoding helix-turn-helix domain-containing protein: MDAAQQEATAKARELQRNWYGEPLGALFRKLIDDLGLNQARLAGVLGLSAPMLSQLMSGQRAKIGNPAVVQRVQLLQELAAQVADGSVSAAEATERMEEIKRSQGGSVLSNTTHTSNTSGAPTVKRVVREIQSLLRSVAAAGDIIDAANTLAPSHPELAEFLRVYGAGRTSDAVTHYQSHQN; encoded by the coding sequence ATGGACGCCGCACAGCAGGAAGCCACCGCAAAAGCGCGGGAACTGCAGCGGAACTGGTACGGGGAGCCGTTGGGGGCGCTCTTCCGCAAGCTCATAGACGACCTCGGGCTCAACCAGGCCCGGCTGGCGGGGGTACTGGGGCTGTCCGCCCCGATGCTGTCGCAGCTGATGAGCGGCCAGCGCGCGAAGATCGGCAACCCTGCGGTGGTCCAACGCGTGCAACTTCTCCAGGAGCTGGCGGCCCAGGTGGCGGACGGCAGCGTCAGCGCGGCCGAGGCGACCGAGCGCATGGAGGAGATCAAGCGGTCGCAAGGCGGCTCGGTGCTCAGCAACACCACGCACACGTCGAACACTTCGGGTGCGCCGACGGTCAAGCGGGTGGTCCGCGAGATCCAGTCGCTACTCCGCTCGGTCGCTGCGGCCGGTGACATCATCGATGCCGCGAACACCCTCGCCCCCAGCCACCCCGAACTGGCGGAATTCCTCCGGGTGTACGGCGCGGGCCGCACCTCGGACGCGGTCACGCACTACCAGTCCCACCAGAACTGA
- a CDS encoding peptidylprolyl isomerase, which yields MAEQLYATLKTNHGDIEVRLLPNHVPETVRNFVELATGEREWTHPATGEKSKAKLYDGTVFHRVISGFMIQGGDPLGNGTGGPGYQFKDEFHPDLSFDKPYLLAMANAGPGTNGSQFFITVGPTAWLNRKHTIFGEVTDAASQKVVDSIATAQTNPRTDRPLKDVVIESVVVETREG from the coding sequence GTGGCTGAGCAGCTCTACGCCACCCTGAAGACCAACCACGGCGACATCGAGGTCCGGCTCCTGCCGAACCACGTTCCCGAGACGGTCCGGAACTTTGTCGAACTCGCCACTGGCGAGCGTGAGTGGACCCACCCCGCCACCGGCGAGAAGTCCAAGGCGAAGCTCTACGACGGCACGGTCTTCCACCGGGTGATCAGCGGTTTCATGATCCAGGGCGGTGACCCGCTGGGCAACGGCACCGGCGGTCCCGGCTACCAGTTCAAGGACGAGTTCCACCCGGACCTCTCCTTCGACAAGCCCTACCTGCTGGCCATGGCCAACGCGGGTCCGGGCACCAATGGCTCGCAGTTCTTCATCACCGTCGGCCCGACGGCCTGGCTGAACCGCAAGCACACCATCTTCGGCGAGGTCACCGACGCGGCCAGCCAGAAGGTCGTGGACTCCATCGCGACCGCGCAGACCAACCCGCGCACCGACCGCCCGCTCAAGGACGTCGTCATCGAGTCGGTCGTCGTGGAGACCCGCGAAGG
- a CDS encoding serine/threonine-protein kinase has translation MGEVFAGRYELADPVGRGGVGAVWRAWDHRRRRYVAAKVLQQRDAHSLLRFVREQALRIDHPHVLAPASWAADDDQVLFTMDLVAGGSLVHLVGDYGPLPPAFVRTLLDQLLSGLAAVHAEGVVHRDIKPANILLEATGTGRPRLRLSDFGIAMRLGEPRLTETNLVVGTPGYLAPEQMMGAEPDFPADLFATGLVALYLLQGAKPDAKALVEYFAEHGTPGAPKGVPEPLWQVVANLLQPDPQARFRTATGARKALAACAELLPEPGPDDELIEIFEQLGPLPPGFGPEGPLTRSPGVTVGRTAASGSAGSVGGSGIPGTGAAAPGNGGSMASGAGAASGSGGVPDPRLDPREGTGSAPSTDGSGLPSEPPQPSTMSDTGSFHLPPPRTAAPAREVPPPQGAPSQAVPSPAVPPHTTPPQAVPPAPAAPPPSGPSSGGTPLEPAAHVSPHDPTHVLSSPDPRQRADVSTASYTAQAPQVPVPARGASRHRAGRPRRPGPPATVAIPLLLLALACYAVGFWALSRL, from the coding sequence ATGGGTGAGGTCTTCGCCGGCCGGTACGAGCTGGCCGACCCGGTCGGGCGCGGTGGAGTCGGCGCGGTGTGGCGGGCCTGGGACCACCGCCGTCGCCGGTACGTGGCCGCCAAGGTCCTCCAACAGCGCGACGCGCACTCCCTGCTGCGCTTCGTGCGGGAGCAGGCGCTGCGGATCGACCACCCCCATGTGCTCGCGCCGGCCAGCTGGGCCGCCGACGACGACCAGGTCCTGTTCACCATGGACCTGGTGGCCGGCGGCTCCCTGGTCCACCTGGTCGGGGACTACGGCCCACTGCCCCCGGCGTTCGTACGCACTCTGCTCGACCAGTTGCTTTCGGGCCTCGCGGCGGTGCACGCGGAGGGTGTCGTGCACCGTGACATCAAGCCCGCCAACATCCTGCTGGAGGCCACCGGAACCGGCCGGCCCAGGCTGCGCCTGTCGGACTTCGGCATCGCGATGCGGCTGGGCGAACCGCGGCTGACGGAGACCAATCTGGTGGTGGGGACGCCGGGTTACCTCGCTCCCGAGCAGATGATGGGCGCCGAACCCGACTTCCCCGCCGATCTGTTCGCCACCGGTCTGGTCGCCCTCTATCTGCTCCAGGGCGCCAAGCCGGACGCCAAGGCGCTCGTGGAGTATTTCGCCGAGCACGGAACTCCCGGTGCGCCCAAGGGCGTTCCCGAGCCGCTGTGGCAGGTCGTGGCGAACTTGCTGCAACCCGATCCACAGGCCAGGTTCCGTACCGCGACCGGTGCGCGCAAGGCCCTTGCCGCGTGCGCCGAGCTCCTGCCGGAGCCGGGCCCCGACGACGAGTTGATCGAGATCTTCGAGCAACTCGGCCCACTGCCACCGGGGTTCGGACCCGAGGGTCCGCTCACCCGGAGCCCTGGGGTGACGGTCGGACGGACGGCGGCGTCCGGTTCGGCCGGTTCGGTCGGCGGTTCCGGGATTCCCGGTACCGGGGCCGCCGCTCCCGGTAACGGCGGTTCCATGGCTTCCGGTGCGGGTGCCGCTTCCGGGAGCGGGGGCGTGCCGGACCCGCGTCTCGATCCCCGGGAGGGGACCGGGTCGGCGCCGAGCACGGACGGCAGCGGTCTGCCGTCGGAGCCGCCCCAGCCCTCCACCATGTCCGACACGGGCAGCTTCCACCTGCCACCGCCCCGGACCGCCGCCCCGGCTCGGGAGGTCCCGCCGCCCCAGGGCGCTCCCTCGCAAGCTGTTCCATCTCCTGCCGTGCCCCCGCACACCACGCCCCCGCAGGCCGTCCCCCCGGCACCGGCCGCCCCTCCCCCGTCCGGCCCCTCGTCCGGTGGCACGCCGCTCGAACCCGCGGCCCACGTCTCCCCTCACGACCCCACCCACGTGCTGTCCTCCCCCGATCCGCGGCAGCGCGCTGATGTCTCCACCGCTTCGTACACCGCCCAGGCCCCGCAGGTTCCCGTTCCGGCGCGGGGAGCCTCACGCCACCGCGCCGGACGGCCCCGCCGCCCCGGCCCGCCCGCGACGGTGGCGATCCCGCTGCTGCTCCTCGCGCTGGCCTGCTACGCAGTCGGTTTCTGGGCACTGAGCCGTCTGTAA
- a CDS encoding DUF3566 domain-containing protein — MSGATGAGSAGTSTGTGADGGGRGSAAPATDTHTTNLQAIKSPAADAHTPHTHGSQGGTVTDTRGPQAQQANAAAGQQAAGSPLPGERQSQQPSGPYHPPQAYPAAEPASQAVRRPRTGVRTEPRTRKARLRVAKADPWSVMKVSFLLSIALGICTIVAAAVLWMVMNAMGVFSTVGGTISEATGSNESNGFDLQSFLSLPHVLMFTSIIAVIDVVLATALATLGAFMYNLSAGFVGGVELTLAEDE; from the coding sequence GTGAGCGGAGCCACGGGCGCCGGATCGGCCGGTACCTCCACTGGTACGGGAGCGGACGGCGGCGGCCGTGGCTCCGCCGCGCCTGCGACGGACACGCATACGACCAATCTGCAAGCGATCAAGTCGCCCGCGGCCGATGCGCACACGCCCCACACTCACGGATCCCAGGGGGGAACGGTGACGGACACCCGAGGTCCGCAGGCCCAGCAGGCGAACGCCGCGGCCGGTCAGCAGGCGGCGGGCTCTCCGCTGCCGGGTGAGCGGCAGTCCCAGCAGCCCTCCGGGCCGTACCACCCGCCGCAGGCCTACCCGGCGGCCGAGCCCGCCTCCCAGGCGGTGCGCCGGCCGCGTACGGGCGTGCGTACCGAACCGCGCACCCGCAAGGCCCGGCTGCGCGTGGCCAAGGCCGATCCGTGGTCGGTGATGAAGGTCAGCTTCCTGCTCTCCATCGCCCTGGGCATCTGCACGATCGTGGCGGCCGCCGTGCTGTGGATGGTCATGAACGCGATGGGTGTGTTCTCCACGGTCGGCGGGACGATCTCCGAGGCCACGGGCTCGAACGAGTCCAACGGCTTCGACCTCCAGTCCTTCCTGTCCCTCCCCCACGTGCTGATGTTCACGTCGATCATCGCCGTGATCGACGTGGTGCTGGCGACGGCCCTCGCGACCCTCGGAGCGTTCATGTACAACCTCTCCGCGGGCTTCGTCGGCGGCGTCGAGTTGACGCTGGCCGAGGACGAGTAG
- a CDS encoding DUF5324 family protein, with product MTRIDSVRAATGSAKDSVLHAAEVVAPYADTARDRAAHYAHEARVRLAPKVTLAADQARVQYGAYVAPRLEQARTQAMAHVPPKIDQAAQEAAERARRAARQAAEYSRPRIEQAMAAAAPVADEAAARGAAALVALRGQVPARKIQKLARTQQRRARAGRAVKLLALAGALAGGAFAAWKWWDKQANPDWLVEPPAATEVPESGRLTSVDGTGQSVLDPEVQAKEDEETSDRDE from the coding sequence GTGACCCGCATCGACAGCGTGCGCGCCGCGACCGGCTCGGCGAAGGACAGCGTGCTGCACGCCGCGGAAGTGGTGGCGCCCTACGCCGACACGGCCAGGGACAGGGCCGCGCACTACGCACACGAGGCACGCGTACGGCTCGCGCCGAAGGTGACGCTGGCCGCCGACCAGGCCCGCGTCCAGTACGGCGCCTATGTCGCACCCCGGCTGGAGCAGGCCCGCACGCAGGCCATGGCCCATGTGCCGCCGAAGATCGACCAGGCCGCCCAGGAAGCCGCCGAGCGGGCGCGCCGGGCCGCCCGGCAGGCCGCCGAGTACTCCCGGCCGCGGATCGAGCAGGCGATGGCCGCGGCGGCGCCGGTCGCGGACGAGGCCGCGGCGCGCGGTGCCGCGGCGCTGGTGGCGCTGCGCGGTCAGGTCCCGGCCCGGAAGATCCAGAAACTGGCCCGCACGCAGCAGCGGCGTGCGCGAGCCGGGCGCGCGGTGAAGCTGCTCGCGCTGGCCGGCGCGCTCGCCGGCGGTGCCTTCGCCGCCTGGAAGTGGTGGGACAAGCAGGCCAACCCCGACTGGCTGGTGGAACCGCCGGCCGCGACGGAGGTGCCCGAGTCGGGCCGGCTGACGTCCGTGGACGGCACCGGCCAGTCCGTGCTGGACCCCGAGGTCCAGGCGAAGGAGGACGAGGAGACGTCGGACCGCGACGAGTAG
- a CDS encoding DLW-39 family protein, with protein sequence MKKLLLVALAAIGGLLVYRQIQADRAEQDLWTEATDSVPTGS encoded by the coding sequence GTGAAGAAGCTTCTCCTGGTCGCACTGGCCGCCATCGGCGGGCTCCTCGTGTACCGCCAGATCCAGGCGGATCGCGCCGAGCAGGATCTGTGGACGGAGGCGACTGACTCCGTGCCCACGGGTTCGTGA
- a CDS encoding DUF6344 domain-containing protein, with amino-acid sequence MDQHKVMKLWTAIVTAFLALCTALGLITTTAASAAAVAPQPETAPKSTAPVPAQTTPPLSKPQTPSLPPTMKQRIRAEAHGRTPGCRHRPPVDAFSLAAEPRCLPDEPPARPAIPLQR; translated from the coding sequence ATGGACCAGCACAAAGTCATGAAGTTGTGGACCGCCATCGTCACCGCCTTCCTCGCGCTCTGCACGGCGCTCGGACTCATCACCACGACGGCCGCCTCCGCGGCCGCGGTCGCGCCGCAGCCCGAGACGGCGCCCAAGAGCACCGCACCGGTCCCGGCACAGACGACGCCGCCCTTGTCCAAGCCCCAAACCCCGTCCTTGCCCCCGACGATGAAACAGCGCATCCGCGCCGAGGCTCACGGAAGAACCCCGGGCTGCCGTCACCGCCCGCCGGTCGACGCCTTCTCCCTCGCCGCCGAACCCCGATGCCTCCCGGACGAACCGCCGGCCCGGCCGGCCATCCCCCTCCAGCGCTGA